The following coding sequences lie in one Apium graveolens cultivar Ventura chromosome 1, ASM990537v1, whole genome shotgun sequence genomic window:
- the LOC141673706 gene encoding basic leucine zipper 43-like: MMFSSEYVEIQTLAQENMSQVDNNCGVIQSNMSSLQHFDNFLTNYMNLQNSLPVHDFNAQSSCVSNNSTSDEGDELQLSIINERKQRRMISNRESARRSRMRKQKHLDELLSQVHRLRTEKNDIIEKLNNVSESHDRVVLENARLKEETSNLRRMLTDVQLASTYNGLRDLEELPCTSAHPRTESSDNCMSSSTNLLQ, from the coding sequence ATGATGTTTTCATCTGAATATGTAGAAATCCAAACCTTGGCTCAAGAAAACATGTCCCAGGTTGATAACAACTGTGGGGTTATACAGAGTAACATGTCATCACTCCAGCACTTCGACAACTTTTTAACCAACTATATGAACTTGCAAAACTCCCTCCCTGTCCACGATTTCAATGCTCAGTCCTCGTGTGTTAGTAACAACTCGACCTCAGATGAAGGCGATGAGCTGCAGCTTAGCATCATCAACGAGAGAAAGCAGAGAAGAATGATTTCTAACAGAGAATCTGCTCGTAGGTCGAGGATGAGGAAGCAGAAGCACCTGGATGAGTTATTGTCACAAGTTCACCGTTTAAGAACAGAGAAGAATGACATCATAGAAAAATTAAATAATGTATCCGAGAGTCATGACCGGGTTGTGCTAGAAAATGCAAGGCTTAAGGAAGAAACGTCTAATCTTCGTCGAATGCTGACTGATGTTCAGCTTGCTAGTACTTACAATGGCTTAAGAGATTTGGAGGAACTACCCTGCACTTCTGCTCATCCTAGGACTGAATCATCAGATAATTGTATGAGTAGTTCCACCAATTTGCTACAATAA